The genomic stretch AGCGTGCCCCTGACCGGTGCGCCCTGAGCCGCCCGCCTACAATGCACCCCATGACCGAACCCACTTCCCCCCAGACCCAGCGCGGCGAGGTCGACCGCGACACGCTGGTGCGCTGGCTGAACGACTACCTTAAGATCGGCGCCTACCCCGATCCCAGCCTCAACGGCCTCCAGATCGAGGGCACGCCCGTGATCCGGCGGGTGGCGGCGAGCGTGGACACCAGCGTCAGGACGCTTCAGGACGCCGCCGACAACGGGGCGGACCTGCTGCTGGTGCATCACGGGCTGTTCTGGGGCCAGCCCCTGGCCGTGACCGGGCCGCACGGGAGGCGCATCCGCACGGCGCTGATGGCCGACCTCAACCTCTACGCGGCGCACATCCCCCTCGACGCGCACCCGGAGGTCGGGAACAACGCGATGATCGCCCGGGCGCTCAGCCTGCAAAACGCGCGGCCCTTCGGCGACTGGCAGGGCCACAAGATTGGCCTGGCGGGCGAGCTTCCCTTTCCGCAGAGTCTCCAGGACTTCGCGGACCGGGTGCAGAAGCTGACCGGGGAAATCTGCCTGGTTCACGGGGGCGGGATTCCGCAGGTGCAGCGCCTGGGCATCGTGAGCGGCGGCGGCGCGGGAGCGGTGGCGGAAGCGGCGGCGGCGGGTCTGGACACCCTGCTGACCGGCGAGCCCGAACACAAGCACTTCCACGACGCCTTCGAGTACGGGGTGAACGTGGTGTACGCCGGTCACTACGAGACGGAGGTGTTCGGCGTGCGTGCGCTGGCCGCCCGGCTGGAGGACGAGTTCGGTCTGCCGTGGCAGTTCCTGCACCACCCGACGGGATTGTGAGGGTGGGACTGTCCGGGAGGCTCGCCCTGTGACGCCCGGCCTCTTCATCACCTTCGAGGGTCCCGAGGGCGCGGGCAAGAGCACGCAACTCGCGCGGCTGGCCGAACAACTGGAGGCGGAGGGCGTGCCGTACATCGTCACCCGTGAGCCGGGAGGGACGCCACTGGGCACCCGGGTGCGGGACGTGCTGCTCGACCCGGCGCTGACCATCGACCCGCTGCCCGAGTTCCTGCTGTACTCGGCCAGCCGCGCCCAGCTTGTCCGGGATGTTATCCGGCCTGCCCTGGAGCGGGGGGAAGTCGTCTTGTGCGACCGATACGCCGATTCCAGCCTGGCCTATCAGGGAGCCGGGCGGGGACTGGACGCGGCCTTCCTGAACGCCCTGACGCAGGAGGTAACGGGCGGCCTGACTCCCGACCTGACCGTGCTGCTCGACCTCGACCCGGGAGTGGGCCTGGCCCGGGCGGCGAGCCGTGGACAACCCGACCGCCTCGAACGCGCCGACCTCGATTTTCACCGCCGGGTCCGGCAGGGGTTTCTGGACCTGGCGGCCCGTGAGCCGGGGAGGTTCGTGGTACTCGACGCCACCCAGGACGTGGAGACCCTGGCCGCGTCGGTCTGGCGGACGATGGGGGAGAGGCTGAGGGGTGCGGGCGTGCGTTCCCCCGTTCGTTAGCCCCCCTCAGCGCCCGGGCTGGCCCCGCCCAGTCGTACCCGGCTCGGGCTTCACGCCGGGCACCTTCACCTCGAAGATCGTGGGCCAGCGCTTGCCGGTCAGGAGCAGGGTGCCCCGCTCAGGGACGTAGGCGATGCCGTTGGGCACGTCGTCGAAGGTGAGGGGCTTCCCGGCGCGGCTGGCGGTCGCGCTCGCCTCCTGCGTCAGGGCCCCCACGTCGAGCCAGGCGGTCACGTTCCCGCTGCGGGGGTCGATGCGGGCGATGCGGTCCGTGAGCCAGATGTTGGCGTAGACGCTGCCCTGCACGTATTCCAGCTCGTTGAGGTTCCGCACGGGCTGTCCCCGGTCCGTCACGCGAACGGTGCGGGTCACGGAGAAGGTCTTGGGATCGCGCCAGAAGAGGGTGCTCGACCCGTCACTCATGATCAGGCTGCGGCCGTCCTGGGTGAGCCCCCAGCCCTCGCCCGTGTAGCGGTAGCGCCCGATCTCCCGCAGGGTCGCCGTGTCGAAGGCGAAGGCCGCACCCGTCTGCCAGGTGATGTGGTAAGCGACCCCGTTCAGCACGCTCACGCCCTCCCCGAAGGCGCTGGCGATGGGCGTGGGCACCCGGGCCAGCACCCGCCCGCCCTTCAGGTCCACCCGCCGCACGCCCGACTCGCCGACCTGTCCGGTGCTCTCGATCAGGAGGCCGCCCCCCAGGTACTGGAGGCCCTGGGTGAAGGCGGCGCGGTCGTGAGGGTAACGGGCCGTAACGGTGGGACGCAGGATGGGGGTCACGGCGCCCGGGTTGCCCGATTGGGCATCGGTGGTCTGAAGGCTGGCGCCGCCCCCACTCAGGATCAGGAGGGCGCAGGCGGCGGGCAGGACAGCGAAAAGGGGAAGCCGGGGGGGCATACCGTCATGGTAGCCGTCCCCGGCGTTGGGAAAGGGTTCACGTCGGCAGAGTCGGGAGACTTACTCCTGCACGGTGGGTTTCACGAAGGCGGCGGAGTCGTAGTAGGTGCGGAAGGCCGTGACCTTTTGCCCGTCGTGCTCGATCACGCTGCTGCCCCGGTAGGCGATGTCGGCCCCGTCCTTGAGTTTGCCAGTCGCTTCCCACTCCATCAGGCCGGTGTGGCCGTCGTCGGTGTGGTGGAAAAACTCGCTGCGGATGCTCTGGAAGTTCTCCAGGTAACGGGTCCAGAAGTCGCGGGCGCCCTCCTTGCCGCTCCACTCCTGGGTGGTCATGTTCCGCAGACTCGTCTCGTCCGCGAAGAGGTCCACCAGGGGGGTGGGGTCACCGCTTTCCTCGATGGTCTGGAGGGCCTGCATGAAGCTCTCGGTCATGTTCGCCATGCCCCAAGACAACACGGCGAGGGGGGCAAAAGGGTGGGAGATCACCCCGGCAATTCCCTCATGAAGCGTGGCTCAACGCCAGCGCCGCTGTCTCCCGCACCGCCCCATGTCCGTCCTCCAGCAGGGGGCGGAGGTGGCGGGCCTCGCCCCAGCGACCCAGTGCCCAGGCAGCGGCCTCCCGGACCTCCCAGGCGGGGTCCTGCACTCCAGTGAGGAGCAGCGGCCAGCCGCGCGGGTCGTGGGTGTTCCCGAGGACCGTCAGCGCGTTGCGGGCCATGCCCTTGCGTCGGGGGCGCAGGAAGGCCGTGCCCACGAACTGCCGCTCGAACTGCCGTTCGCTGACGCCGAAAAAAGCCGACAGGTCGGGGTGGGCGAGTTCGGGATCGGGCCTGAGAAGCCGGGCGAGCGGTCCCGCCTTCGCCGTCCAGGGGCAGACCT from Deinococcus apachensis DSM 19763 encodes the following:
- a CDS encoding nuclear transport factor 2 family protein, producing MANMTESFMQALQTIEESGDPTPLVDLFADETSLRNMTTQEWSGKEGARDFWTRYLENFQSIRSEFFHHTDDGHTGLMEWEATGKLKDGADIAYRGSSVIEHDGQKVTAFRTYYDSAAFVKPTVQE
- a CDS encoding glutaminyl-peptide cyclotransferase — encoded protein: MPPRLPLFAVLPAACALLILSGGGASLQTTDAQSGNPGAVTPILRPTVTARYPHDRAAFTQGLQYLGGGLLIESTGQVGESGVRRVDLKGGRVLARVPTPIASAFGEGVSVLNGVAYHITWQTGAAFAFDTATLREIGRYRYTGEGWGLTQDGRSLIMSDGSSTLFWRDPKTFSVTRTVRVTDRGQPVRNLNELEYVQGSVYANIWLTDRIARIDPRSGNVTAWLDVGALTQEASATASRAGKPLTFDDVPNGIAYVPERGTLLLTGKRWPTIFEVKVPGVKPEPGTTGRGQPGR
- a CDS encoding Nif3-like dinuclear metal center hexameric protein, with translation MTEPTSPQTQRGEVDRDTLVRWLNDYLKIGAYPDPSLNGLQIEGTPVIRRVAASVDTSVRTLQDAADNGADLLLVHHGLFWGQPLAVTGPHGRRIRTALMADLNLYAAHIPLDAHPEVGNNAMIARALSLQNARPFGDWQGHKIGLAGELPFPQSLQDFADRVQKLTGEICLVHGGGIPQVQRLGIVSGGGAGAVAEAAAAGLDTLLTGEPEHKHFHDAFEYGVNVVYAGHYETEVFGVRALAARLEDEFGLPWQFLHHPTGL
- the tmk gene encoding dTMP kinase, whose amino-acid sequence is MTPGLFITFEGPEGAGKSTQLARLAEQLEAEGVPYIVTREPGGTPLGTRVRDVLLDPALTIDPLPEFLLYSASRAQLVRDVIRPALERGEVVLCDRYADSSLAYQGAGRGLDAAFLNALTQEVTGGLTPDLTVLLDLDPGVGLARAASRGQPDRLERADLDFHRRVRQGFLDLAAREPGRFVVLDATQDVETLAASVWRTMGERLRGAGVRSPVR